A window of Amycolatopsis australiensis contains these coding sequences:
- a CDS encoding aldehyde dehydrogenase: protein MIPVINPATEEVIGSIADSDAAAVDAAVSAAEAALGPWSALSPPERAGYLRALADEFEKRSDEISELVTRQNGTPISITRAMQSQVPVCYRYFASLAEKLSVEERVETASGDAIVLREPVGVVGAITPWNGPQPLIAWKLGPALAAGCTAVIKPAPETSLDAFVFEEIVAAAGIPSGVVNIVTGGRETGAALVAHPGVRKVAFTGSTAAGKAIAAECATQLKRVTLELGGKSAGILLDDVDLEAFRPLVLSACAPNTGQTCRALTRVLAPASRYDEVVDMLAATMSGIPQGDPLDPGVFFGPLVNAAQRDRVESYIELGRAEGARRVIGGGRPFDRGYYVAPTIFADVTNDMRIAREEIFGPVLTVLRYRTEDEAVAIANDSEYGLGGGVFSPDRDRATAVARRIVTGSVGVNTSTLPIETPFGGVKNSGIGRELGPQSVDAYLEYKTIFRA, encoded by the coding sequence ATGATCCCCGTGATCAACCCGGCCACCGAAGAGGTCATCGGGTCCATTGCGGACAGTGACGCGGCGGCGGTGGACGCCGCGGTCTCGGCTGCCGAGGCGGCACTCGGCCCGTGGTCGGCGCTGTCGCCGCCGGAGCGCGCGGGCTACCTGCGCGCGCTGGCCGACGAGTTCGAGAAGCGGTCCGACGAGATCTCGGAGCTGGTGACCCGGCAGAACGGGACGCCGATCAGCATCACCCGCGCCATGCAGAGCCAGGTCCCGGTCTGCTACCGCTACTTCGCTTCGCTGGCCGAGAAACTCTCGGTCGAGGAACGCGTCGAGACGGCCAGTGGTGACGCGATCGTGCTGCGTGAGCCGGTCGGCGTCGTCGGGGCCATCACGCCGTGGAACGGGCCGCAGCCGCTGATCGCGTGGAAGCTGGGCCCGGCGCTGGCCGCGGGCTGCACGGCGGTGATCAAGCCGGCGCCGGAGACGTCGCTGGACGCGTTCGTGTTCGAGGAGATCGTCGCGGCCGCGGGCATCCCGTCCGGGGTGGTGAACATCGTGACCGGCGGTCGCGAGACGGGCGCGGCGCTGGTCGCGCACCCGGGCGTGCGCAAGGTGGCGTTCACCGGCTCGACGGCGGCGGGCAAGGCGATCGCGGCCGAGTGCGCGACCCAGCTCAAGCGCGTGACCCTGGAGCTGGGCGGCAAGTCGGCGGGCATCCTGCTCGACGACGTCGACCTGGAAGCGTTCCGGCCGCTGGTGCTCTCCGCGTGCGCGCCCAACACGGGCCAGACGTGCCGGGCGCTGACCCGCGTGCTGGCTCCGGCCTCGCGCTACGACGAGGTCGTGGACATGCTGGCGGCGACGATGAGCGGCATCCCGCAGGGCGACCCGCTGGATCCGGGCGTGTTCTTCGGGCCGCTGGTGAACGCGGCGCAACGCGACCGCGTCGAGTCCTACATCGAGCTGGGCCGGGCGGAGGGCGCCCGGCGGGTGATCGGCGGCGGGCGCCCGTTCGACCGCGGCTACTACGTCGCGCCGACGATCTTCGCCGACGTCACCAACGACATGCGCATCGCGCGCGAGGAGATCTTCGGCCCGGTGCTGACGGTGCTGCGGTACCGGACCGAGGACGAGGCGGTGGCCATCGCGAACGACTCGGAGTACGGCCTGGGCGGCGGGGTGTTCTCCCCGGACCGCGACCGCGCGACGGCGGTGGCCCGCCGGATCGTGACGGGCAGCGTCGGGGTGAACACGTCGACGCTGCCGATCGAAACCCCGTTCGGTGGCGTGAAGAACAGCGGAATCGGCCGTGAGCTGGGCCCGCAGAGCGTCGACGCGTACCTGGAGTACAAGACGATCTTCCGGGCCTGA
- a CDS encoding zinc-dependent alcohol dehydrogenase family protein: MRGVVFKGDRVVEIEDFADPSPGPGEVVLEVKASGMCGSDLHFYRAPAGQALAAFGLTGDDAGIIGGHEPCGVVAEVGPGVDTVAVGDRMMVHHYDGCGFCDQCRTGWPQLCERGNVIFGATAHGGHADYLKVPARTLVPLPDSLSFAAGAAISCGTGTAFGALTRLDVSARDTLAVFGQGPVGQSAVQLAAALGARVIAVDIEAERVGRAASFGASDAVDSSVSDPVEAIRSLTGGHGVTKALDCSGAPAARAAAVKAAAKWGTVAFVGEGSTVTLDVSPDLIRKQLTVLGSYTFSLTGQADCARFIAAHGVEVDRIFTDRWKLEDAVAAYAAFDRQTGGKAVIEFAS, translated from the coding sequence ATGCGTGGAGTGGTGTTCAAAGGCGACCGTGTCGTCGAGATCGAGGACTTCGCCGACCCCTCGCCGGGGCCCGGCGAGGTCGTGCTGGAGGTGAAGGCGTCCGGGATGTGCGGTTCCGACCTGCACTTCTACCGGGCGCCGGCGGGCCAGGCGCTGGCCGCGTTCGGGCTCACCGGCGACGACGCCGGCATCATCGGCGGCCACGAGCCCTGCGGGGTGGTGGCCGAGGTCGGCCCGGGCGTGGACACGGTCGCGGTGGGGGACCGGATGATGGTCCACCACTACGACGGCTGCGGCTTCTGCGACCAGTGCCGCACCGGCTGGCCGCAGCTGTGCGAGCGCGGGAACGTCATCTTCGGCGCCACCGCGCACGGCGGCCACGCCGACTACCTCAAGGTGCCCGCGCGGACGCTGGTGCCGCTGCCGGACTCGCTGAGCTTCGCCGCCGGTGCCGCGATCTCGTGCGGTACCGGGACGGCGTTCGGCGCGCTGACCCGGCTGGACGTCTCCGCGCGCGACACCCTGGCGGTGTTCGGGCAGGGCCCGGTCGGCCAGTCGGCCGTGCAGCTGGCGGCCGCGCTGGGCGCGCGGGTGATCGCCGTCGACATCGAGGCCGAGCGCGTGGGGCGGGCCGCGTCGTTCGGGGCGTCGGACGCCGTGGACTCGTCGGTGTCCGATCCGGTCGAGGCCATCCGGTCGCTGACGGGCGGACACGGCGTGACGAAGGCGCTCGACTGCTCGGGCGCGCCGGCGGCCCGCGCGGCCGCCGTCAAGGCCGCGGCGAAATGGGGAACGGTCGCCTTCGTCGGCGAGGGCTCGACGGTCACTCTCGACGTCAGCCCGGACCTCATCCGCAAGCAGCTGACCGTGCTCGGGTCCTACACGTTCTCCCTGACCGGCCAGGCGGACTGCGCGCGGTTCATCGCCGCGCACGGCGTCGAGGTCGACCGCATCTTCACCGACCGCTGGAAACTCGAGGACGCCGTCGCGGCCTACGCGGCGTTCGACCGCCAGACCGGAGGCAAAGCCGTGATCGAGTTCGCGTCATGA
- a CDS encoding sugar ABC transporter ATP-binding protein, translating to MPDELVLRLSGVSKRYGGTYALDDVDFDVRPGEIHALLGENGAGKSTLVKIISGAVAHDSGTLEIGGRVRRFTTPRESVEAGVAMVYQEGSLVESMTVAQNLFMGSEKVFNNLGRLNVVARELLESHNFHIRPDVPAGALGIGQKQMVEIARAVHRNAKLVILDEPTSSVTPEERLQLFLSMQRLKRRGIGVIFITHMLDEAFEQADRITVLRDGVVQGTLARPEFGHDRVVKMMVGRTVEMGRVGPGRAPEPVPALQVEDLTLLPMVRTMSFSAYAGEIVGIYGLVGAGRSETAMIIGGIAKRRRLRGGTVRLGGQPVRFRTPRHARKAGIVYITEDRKASGFFSHLTIADNIYLGHLCGARRLPFLFRPGERRSVAKRFVERFQVRTLQPGKATVEELSGGNQQKVVLAKGLTRKPLVAIIDEPTRGVDLGTIPEIHRMIRALADDGVAVVVISSYLPEIQALSDRVLVARAGSIAAEFSPAEADEESLMFAAVH from the coding sequence ATGCCTGACGAACTCGTGCTGCGCCTGAGCGGCGTCAGCAAGCGCTACGGCGGCACCTACGCCCTCGACGACGTCGACTTCGACGTGCGTCCCGGCGAAATCCACGCCCTGCTCGGCGAGAACGGTGCCGGCAAGTCCACTTTGGTCAAGATCATCTCCGGTGCGGTGGCCCACGACTCGGGCACGCTGGAGATCGGCGGCCGGGTCCGGCGATTCACCACGCCCCGCGAGTCGGTCGAGGCCGGCGTCGCGATGGTCTACCAAGAAGGCTCGCTCGTCGAGTCCATGACCGTGGCCCAGAACCTGTTCATGGGCAGCGAAAAAGTCTTCAACAACCTGGGCAGGCTCAACGTCGTCGCGCGCGAGCTGCTGGAGTCGCACAACTTCCACATCCGCCCGGACGTGCCCGCCGGAGCGCTGGGCATCGGGCAGAAGCAGATGGTCGAGATCGCCCGCGCGGTGCACCGCAACGCGAAGCTGGTCATCCTCGACGAGCCGACCTCGTCGGTGACGCCCGAGGAACGGCTGCAGCTGTTCCTGTCGATGCAGCGGCTCAAGCGCCGCGGCATCGGCGTCATCTTCATCACGCACATGCTGGACGAGGCATTCGAGCAGGCCGACCGGATCACCGTGCTGCGCGACGGCGTCGTGCAGGGCACGCTCGCCCGGCCGGAGTTCGGCCACGACCGCGTGGTGAAGATGATGGTCGGCCGGACGGTCGAGATGGGCCGCGTCGGGCCGGGCCGCGCGCCGGAGCCGGTGCCTGCCCTGCAGGTCGAGGACCTCACGCTGCTGCCGATGGTGCGCACCATGTCGTTCTCCGCCTACGCGGGCGAGATCGTCGGCATCTACGGCCTGGTCGGCGCCGGCCGCAGCGAAACCGCGATGATCATCGGCGGGATCGCGAAACGGCGGCGGCTGCGCGGCGGCACGGTGCGGCTCGGCGGCCAACCCGTCCGGTTCCGGACGCCGCGGCACGCCCGCAAGGCCGGGATCGTCTACATCACCGAAGACCGCAAGGCGTCCGGCTTCTTCAGCCACCTCACCATCGCCGACAACATCTACCTCGGCCACCTGTGCGGGGCGCGGCGGCTGCCGTTCCTGTTCCGGCCGGGGGAGCGCAGGTCCGTGGCGAAGCGGTTCGTCGAACGGTTCCAGGTCCGGACGCTGCAGCCCGGCAAGGCGACCGTCGAGGAGCTCAGCGGCGGCAACCAGCAGAAAGTCGTGCTCGCCAAGGGGCTCACCCGCAAGCCGCTGGTGGCGATCATCGACGAGCCCACCCGCGGGGTGGACCTCGGGACGATCCCCGAGATCCACCGGATGATCCGGGCACTGGCCGACGACGGCGTCGCGGTCGTCGTCATCTCCTCCTACCTGCCCGAAATCCAGGCGCTGTCGGACCGCGTGCTCGTCGCGCGGGCGGGCAGCATCGCCGCCGAGTTCTCCCCGGCGGAGGCGGATGAGGAAAGCCTCATGTTCGCCGCCGTCCACTGA
- a CDS encoding aldehyde dehydrogenase, with protein sequence MDLWQGRYDKLFVGGRWVPPASDGDLAVISPATEEVVARVPDGVEADIDAAVAAAREAFDRGPWPRLPLEDRVAVLRRLSGELAAHEAEIARLVSTEMGCPITLSAKMQAMGPRLLLDAFLGLAPEYPWTDTRASATGKALVTREPVGVVAAIVPWNAPLLITMIKLAPALLAGCTMVLKPSPETPLDAYLLGHLLERAGLPAGVVNIVPARREVSEYLVRHHGVDKVSFTGSTAAGRRIGALCGHDLRRVTLELGGKSAAVLLDDADLDAAVAAIRAVSLRNSGQVCSNKTRIVVARSLRDELHDRLAELVRSMPVGDPFDPATEIGPMVSENQRKRVEGYIADGEASGASVLVRGERPEGPGWYVAPTVFADVDPDAKIAQEEIFGPVLTVHTFDTEDEAVAIANNSEYGLNGSVFAADPEHALAVARRIRTGTVEVNGNPVGFTAPIGGFKNSGIGREAGLEGFDAYVEIKSYGLPSL encoded by the coding sequence ATGGATCTCTGGCAAGGCCGGTACGACAAGCTGTTCGTCGGTGGCCGGTGGGTACCGCCGGCGTCGGACGGGGACCTGGCGGTGATCTCCCCCGCCACCGAGGAAGTCGTGGCCCGAGTTCCCGACGGCGTCGAGGCGGACATCGACGCGGCCGTGGCCGCGGCCCGCGAGGCGTTCGACCGCGGCCCGTGGCCCCGCCTCCCGCTCGAAGACCGCGTGGCGGTGCTCCGCCGGCTCAGCGGCGAGCTGGCCGCGCACGAGGCCGAAATCGCCCGGCTGGTCAGCACGGAGATGGGGTGCCCCATCACCTTGTCGGCGAAGATGCAGGCGATGGGCCCGCGGCTGCTGCTGGACGCCTTCCTCGGCCTGGCACCGGAATACCCGTGGACGGACACGCGGGCCTCCGCGACCGGCAAGGCGCTCGTCACGCGGGAACCGGTGGGTGTCGTCGCGGCGATCGTGCCGTGGAACGCGCCGCTGCTCATCACCATGATCAAGCTCGCCCCGGCGCTGCTGGCGGGCTGCACGATGGTCCTGAAGCCGTCGCCGGAAACCCCGCTGGACGCCTACCTGCTCGGCCACCTGCTGGAGCGGGCCGGGCTCCCGGCCGGGGTCGTGAACATCGTCCCGGCCCGGCGCGAGGTCAGCGAGTACCTGGTGCGCCACCACGGGGTCGACAAGGTGTCGTTCACCGGGTCCACCGCGGCGGGACGGCGGATCGGCGCGCTGTGCGGCCACGACCTGCGGCGCGTGACGCTGGAGCTGGGCGGCAAGTCGGCCGCGGTCCTGCTCGATGACGCCGACCTCGACGCCGCCGTCGCCGCGATCCGCGCCGTGTCGCTGCGCAACAGCGGCCAGGTGTGCAGCAACAAGACCCGGATCGTGGTGGCCCGGTCGCTGCGGGACGAGCTGCACGACCGGCTGGCCGAGCTGGTCCGCTCGATGCCGGTCGGTGACCCGTTCGACCCGGCCACCGAGATCGGCCCGATGGTGAGCGAGAACCAGCGCAAGCGCGTCGAGGGCTACATCGCCGACGGCGAGGCGTCCGGTGCGTCCGTCCTCGTCCGCGGTGAACGGCCCGAGGGCCCCGGCTGGTACGTCGCGCCCACGGTGTTCGCCGACGTCGACCCGGACGCGAAGATCGCCCAGGAGGAGATCTTCGGGCCGGTGCTGACCGTGCACACTTTCGACACCGAGGACGAGGCCGTCGCGATCGCCAACAACTCCGAGTACGGGCTGAACGGCTCGGTGTTCGCCGCCGACCCGGAGCACGCGCTGGCGGTCGCGCGGCGGATCCGCACCGGCACCGTCGAGGTCAACGGGAACCCGGTCGGTTTCACCGCCCCGATCGGCGGCTTCAAGAACAGCGGGATCGGCCGCGAAGCCGGTCTCGAAGGCTTCGACGCCTACGTCGAAATCAAGTCCTACGGGCTCCCCTCTCTCTGA
- a CDS encoding MmgE/PrpD family protein, with protein sequence MGNLPPVEEAAARLVTGLTFATIPADALAGARQLLQDQLAVQIGCAALPWSRAILDVTRAACVPGTAHVTATGDAMSAADAAFVNATFGHGFEYDDAHRASSSHPGSCVVSAALAVGEELGLPMRDVLTGIVAGYEVYTRIGVLAAPTLLERGFHPHGLLSAFGAAAVVAKLRGFDVPTTVHALAIALSHASGTTEYTSSGGSVKRAHSGIGTRNGIRAAELAAAGITGPTTFLTGEKGFLRVFAGTEVSDAAAFGPDRPFEITRVWVKPYCCCGINHAYIDGARRLSAKAAEIDSVLLGIQTGGDVVIGNRNANAYAPKIIEHLQYSLPFQFALAALSHGNGFTTHHDYLAGRLDLGPSSAVAALARRVKIEVRPELDRAYPGRWVGDIAVTYRDGTREEVFVDNPVGTAENPISQADLDAKFRDLTEAALGPDRSAALLRAVQEGDLGQPAAEFAALLKA encoded by the coding sequence ATGGGAAATCTCCCTCCGGTCGAAGAAGCGGCGGCCCGCCTGGTGACCGGGCTGACCTTCGCCACCATCCCCGCCGACGCCCTCGCCGGCGCGCGCCAGCTGCTGCAGGACCAGCTCGCGGTGCAGATCGGCTGCGCGGCGTTGCCGTGGAGCCGGGCGATCCTCGACGTGACGCGCGCGGCCTGCGTCCCGGGCACCGCGCACGTGACGGCGACCGGCGACGCGATGAGCGCGGCCGACGCGGCGTTCGTGAACGCGACCTTCGGCCACGGGTTCGAGTACGACGACGCCCACCGCGCGAGCTCGTCGCACCCCGGCAGCTGCGTGGTGTCCGCGGCGCTGGCCGTCGGCGAAGAACTCGGTCTGCCGATGCGGGACGTGCTCACCGGGATCGTCGCGGGCTACGAGGTGTACACCCGGATCGGTGTCCTGGCCGCGCCGACGCTGCTGGAACGCGGTTTCCACCCGCACGGGCTGCTGTCGGCGTTCGGCGCGGCGGCGGTGGTCGCGAAGCTGCGCGGGTTCGACGTGCCGACGACGGTGCACGCGCTGGCGATCGCGCTGAGCCACGCGTCCGGGACGACGGAGTACACGTCGTCGGGCGGGTCCGTGAAGCGCGCCCACTCGGGGATCGGCACGCGCAACGGGATCCGCGCGGCCGAGCTGGCCGCGGCCGGGATCACCGGGCCGACGACGTTCCTGACCGGCGAGAAGGGGTTCCTCCGGGTGTTCGCGGGCACCGAGGTCTCCGACGCCGCGGCGTTCGGGCCGGACCGGCCGTTCGAGATCACGCGGGTGTGGGTGAAGCCGTACTGCTGCTGCGGAATCAACCACGCGTACATCGACGGCGCCCGGCGGCTGTCGGCGAAGGCGGCGGAGATCGACTCGGTGCTGCTGGGCATCCAGACCGGCGGCGACGTCGTGATCGGCAACCGGAACGCGAACGCGTACGCGCCGAAGATCATCGAGCACCTGCAGTACAGCCTGCCGTTCCAGTTCGCGCTGGCGGCACTGAGCCACGGCAACGGGTTCACCACGCACCACGACTACCTGGCCGGCCGCCTGGACCTGGGGCCGTCGAGCGCGGTGGCGGCGCTCGCCCGGCGGGTGAAGATCGAGGTCCGGCCGGAGCTGGACCGCGCGTACCCGGGCCGCTGGGTCGGCGACATCGCGGTGACCTACCGCGACGGGACCCGCGAGGAGGTGTTCGTCGACAACCCGGTGGGGACGGCGGAGAACCCGATTTCGCAAGCGGATCTGGACGCGAAGTTCCGCGACCTGACGGAGGCCGCGCTGGGGCCGGACCGCAGTGCCGCGCTGCTGCGGGCCGTCCAGGAGGGCGACCTCGGCCAGCCGGCCGCGGAGTTCGCCGCCCTGCTGAAAGCCTGA
- a CDS encoding ABC transporter permease produces MTTSLFRRRKRIDAFGMTGGRPGERIARYRTVSDLFEKRWMEGAVPLVLALALCVYVLATTNVGAGNAPLVLDEVCEYGLLAIGLTVVLVGGGIDLSVGSMVGVCGLGAMVADRVWLWPTALVVPAAIGLGALLGSVNGYLIAVRRMRPFITTLVTLIAFGGAAAVLQNANSTRIGVTKQSLVWDFLSDGRIAGVPAAWFLFAVVLVAVHLALTRSRWGWWVTATGSDRRSARRNGIPVTAVTFWTYVLSGALAGTAAILTSARLGRTDPNVGRGWEIIVLTAVVLGGVSIKGGRGSVLRATVGVVVVAIIQQATVADGVQGSFYTVILAAVLLVFTVLDLKWGKYRQRAVEKLKIDPARLSPGPLIDVTAPGTVWSPNRRLTDAPPVGLGKIRGAEDCAVDAEGNVYCGDQRGWVWRFRGIEDTEGEIFARTGGFPCGHAWDTEGRLVVAVGGMGIYRIGPDGEPELVANQVKRSPLSLIDDSGLRAIDDLDIAPDGSIYASDFSTRTNTADFLLELVEFRPNGRVIRVDPDGRTEVVVSNYVFPNGVCTAHDGRSILIASTGLCRVDRLWIDGPEKGRLEPVLENLPGYPDNINRSSDGNYWMPLCAMRTQMSDLLGRYPAVRRRMTREVSVDNWVVPQLNVSCAIKFSDRGEILAVLWDETMANYPMVTAVKERDGHLYLCGVSNNRIGRLELDPREVGDIDPSAVPGTAAARPVAEVPR; encoded by the coding sequence ATGACAACGTCGCTTTTCCGGCGCCGCAAGCGCATCGACGCCTTCGGCATGACCGGCGGGCGCCCGGGCGAGCGCATCGCGCGCTACCGCACGGTCTCCGACCTGTTCGAGAAGCGCTGGATGGAGGGTGCCGTCCCGCTGGTGCTCGCGCTCGCGCTGTGCGTGTACGTGCTGGCGACCACGAACGTCGGGGCCGGCAACGCCCCGCTCGTGCTGGACGAGGTCTGCGAGTACGGCCTGCTCGCGATCGGGCTGACGGTGGTGCTGGTCGGTGGCGGCATCGACCTGTCGGTCGGGTCCATGGTCGGCGTGTGCGGCCTGGGCGCGATGGTCGCCGACCGGGTCTGGCTGTGGCCGACGGCCCTGGTCGTGCCCGCGGCCATCGGGCTCGGCGCGCTGCTCGGCTCGGTCAACGGCTACCTCATCGCGGTCCGGCGGATGCGCCCGTTCATCACGACGCTCGTCACGCTGATCGCGTTCGGCGGCGCCGCCGCGGTGCTGCAGAACGCCAACAGCACCCGCATCGGCGTGACGAAGCAGTCGCTGGTGTGGGACTTCCTCAGCGACGGCCGGATCGCCGGCGTCCCCGCCGCGTGGTTCCTGTTCGCGGTGGTCCTCGTGGCCGTCCACCTGGCGCTGACGCGTTCGCGCTGGGGCTGGTGGGTGACCGCGACCGGCTCGGACCGCCGCTCGGCCCGGCGCAACGGCATCCCGGTCACGGCGGTGACGTTCTGGACGTACGTGCTCTCCGGCGCCCTGGCCGGCACGGCGGCGATCCTGACCTCGGCGCGGCTGGGCCGGACCGACCCGAACGTCGGCCGCGGCTGGGAGATCATCGTGCTCACCGCGGTCGTGCTCGGCGGCGTCAGCATCAAGGGCGGCCGCGGCTCGGTGCTGCGGGCCACGGTCGGGGTCGTGGTGGTGGCGATCATCCAGCAGGCGACCGTGGCCGACGGTGTCCAGGGCTCGTTCTACACGGTGATCCTCGCGGCCGTGCTGCTGGTGTTCACCGTACTGGACCTCAAGTGGGGCAAGTACCGGCAGCGGGCGGTGGAGAAGCTGAAGATCGACCCGGCACGGCTGTCGCCGGGCCCGCTGATCGACGTGACCGCGCCCGGCACCGTGTGGTCGCCCAACCGGCGGCTCACCGACGCCCCGCCGGTCGGCCTCGGCAAGATCCGCGGCGCCGAGGACTGCGCGGTCGACGCCGAAGGCAACGTCTACTGCGGTGACCAGCGCGGCTGGGTCTGGCGCTTCCGCGGCATCGAGGACACCGAAGGCGAGATCTTCGCCCGCACCGGCGGCTTCCCCTGCGGACACGCCTGGGACACCGAAGGACGCCTCGTCGTCGCGGTCGGTGGCATGGGCATCTACCGCATCGGCCCGGACGGCGAACCCGAACTGGTCGCCAACCAGGTCAAGCGCAGCCCGCTGTCGCTGATCGACGACTCCGGCCTGCGCGCGATCGACGACCTCGACATCGCGCCCGACGGCTCGATCTACGCCTCCGACTTCTCCACCCGCACCAACACCGCGGACTTCCTCCTGGAACTGGTCGAGTTCCGGCCGAACGGCCGGGTCATCCGGGTCGACCCGGACGGCCGCACCGAGGTGGTCGTCTCGAACTACGTGTTCCCCAACGGCGTCTGCACCGCCCACGACGGCCGTTCCATCCTGATCGCCAGCACCGGCCTCTGCCGCGTCGACCGGCTGTGGATCGACGGCCCGGAGAAGGGCCGGCTCGAACCGGTGCTGGAGAACCTGCCCGGCTACCCGGACAACATCAACCGCTCGTCCGACGGGAACTACTGGATGCCGCTGTGTGCCATGCGCACGCAGATGTCGGACCTGCTGGGCCGCTACCCGGCGGTCCGGCGGCGGATGACGCGCGAAGTGTCGGTCGACAACTGGGTCGTGCCGCAGCTGAACGTGTCGTGCGCGATCAAGTTCAGCGACCGCGGCGAGATCCTCGCCGTGCTGTGGGACGAGACGATGGCGAACTACCCGATGGTCACCGCAGTCAAGGAACGCGACGGCCACCTCTACCTGTGCGGCGTCAGCAACAACCGGATCGGCCGCCTGGAACTGGACCCGCGCGAAGTCGGGGACATCGATCCTTCGGCCGTGCCGGGCACGGCGGCGGCGCGTCCGGTCGCGGAGGTGCCGCGATGA
- a CDS encoding sugar ABC transporter substrate-binding protein yields the protein MKLTRKLTAVATAVLLATAGCSVGSSSSGGQAGGGNQAFGANAELLPARQKAHDTMKGKKIAFVPILFKGYQLTENWGSTMKRTFESMGAQFTVYDSNFSSDRMLSTINDLIARKAADVLVLQNQDLGLLDNAIDRAEKAGIYTVVLNMMSTRLGDAFVGVDVYGAAQAIAKRAIADCDARHAAKTLSVIDGPGNDPASILWDQGIKDVAGSLGYQVLVGHSQFQNAQAQATAESVIQQQQGKLCGFLVTFDLNSITVGQTVKAAEGRGQVAPGSIGVYTLDADSNWCGALKQGLVTASAAYDVQGIGAAGAAAAQNLIFSGAKPGSGHDFAYVSSTVVDKTNVDQTTIACYKSQ from the coding sequence ATGAAGCTCACCCGGAAACTCACGGCCGTCGCGACGGCGGTGCTGCTCGCCACCGCCGGCTGCTCCGTCGGCAGCAGCTCGTCCGGCGGCCAGGCCGGTGGCGGCAACCAGGCCTTCGGGGCGAACGCCGAACTCCTGCCCGCGCGGCAGAAGGCCCACGACACGATGAAGGGCAAGAAGATCGCCTTCGTCCCCATCCTCTTCAAGGGCTACCAGCTCACCGAGAACTGGGGCTCGACCATGAAGCGGACGTTCGAGAGCATGGGCGCCCAGTTCACGGTGTACGACTCGAACTTCAGCAGCGACCGGATGCTCAGCACGATCAACGACCTCATCGCCCGCAAGGCGGCGGACGTGCTCGTGCTGCAGAACCAGGACCTCGGCCTGCTCGACAACGCGATCGACCGGGCGGAGAAGGCGGGCATCTACACGGTGGTGCTCAACATGATGTCCACCCGCCTCGGCGACGCGTTCGTCGGCGTCGACGTCTACGGTGCGGCGCAGGCCATCGCGAAACGCGCGATCGCCGACTGCGACGCCCGCCACGCGGCCAAGACCCTCTCGGTCATCGACGGGCCCGGCAACGACCCGGCGTCGATCCTGTGGGACCAGGGCATCAAGGACGTCGCCGGATCGCTCGGGTACCAGGTGCTCGTCGGGCACTCGCAGTTCCAGAACGCGCAGGCGCAGGCCACCGCGGAATCGGTGATCCAGCAGCAGCAGGGCAAGCTGTGCGGGTTCCTGGTCACCTTCGACCTCAACTCGATCACCGTCGGCCAGACGGTGAAGGCGGCCGAAGGACGCGGCCAGGTGGCGCCCGGCTCGATCGGCGTCTACACGCTCGACGCGGACAGCAACTGGTGCGGCGCCCTGAAGCAGGGCCTGGTCACCGCGTCGGCGGCCTACGACGTCCAGGGCATCGGCGCGGCCGGGGCGGCCGCCGCGCAGAACCTGATCTTCTCCGGCGCGAAACCCGGCAGCGGGCACGACTTCGCGTACGTGTCGAGCACCGTCGTCGACAAGACGAACGTCGACCAGACCACCATCGCCTGCTACAAGAGCCAGTAG